A region of the Aggregicoccus sp. 17bor-14 genome:
GTCGCGCATCGAGGACGCGCTGCGCAAGGCGCTGTAGCGCTCGCAGTCCCGCGGCGTGCTGCCGGGCCTCTTCTCAGGCCCGCAGCACGTCCGCGCAGGTGCGCAGGATCTCCAGGCGCGCGTGCTTCTTGTCGTTGCCGGCGACGACGTGCCAGGGCGCGTCCGGGCGGTGCGTGCGGTCCAGCATCTCCTGGATGGCGCGCGCGTAGGCACCCCACTTCTGGCGGTTGCGCCAGTCGTCCGGGCCGATCTTGTACTGCTTCACCGGATCGTCCTCGCGGGCGCGGAAGCGCTCGAGCTGGGTCTTCTTGTCGATGTGGATGAAGAACTTCGCCACGCGCACGCCGTCCGCCGTGAGCGTGCGCTCGAAGGCGTTGATCTCGTCGTAGGCGCGGCCCCACTCGCGCGGCGAGGCCAGCTTCTCCACCCGCTCCACCAGCACCCGGCCGTACCAGGTGCGGTCGAACACCGCGAGCTCGCCGCGCGCCGGCGTGCGCTGCCAGAAGCGCCAGAGGTAGTGGTGCTCGGCCTCCTGCTGCGAGGGCGCCGCGATGGGCCACACCTTGTAGCCGCGCGGGTCCATCTGCGCGGTGAGCCGCTTGATCGCGCCGCCCTTGCCGGAGGCGTCCCAGCCCTCGAAGGCGAGCACCGTGCGGCGGCCGGCGAGGTACTGCGAGATCTGCAGCCGGTACAGCTCCTCCTGCAGCTGCGCGAGCTCCTCCTCGTACGCGTCCTTGTCCTCCACCTCCTGCGAGAGGTCCACCGCGTCCAGGGACAGCGTGCCGGCCGGATACACGTCGAACTCGAAGGCCTCGCGGGTGCGGTCGCTGCTGTGTGATTTCACCTTCCGAGCCATGTTTCACCTCGAACGCGTGTTGACATGTGCGCGGCCCGGAGTGAAATAGACGTGAGCCGTTGCAGCAAGTTGCACCAAACAGGTGCTGCAACACATCGTTATCCACTGTTTCAAAGGAGTGCACATGGCGCGCCCCCGCAAGGCTTCCGCAGGCTTCAGCCCCACCCTGACGCCGGCGCTCACGCAGTGGGCCGAGGCGCTCGGCGAAGCCGTGGGCCGCGGCGTCGCCCGCGGCATCAACGCGGGCGTGGCGGGGGTGGGGCTGGGTGGGGGCATGCCGGGCGCGCGGCGCCGCGGCCGCCCGCCCAAGGCCGTGTCCGGTGGCCCCGTGCCGGCCGACCGCCGCTGCCAGGAGCCCGGCTGCGACCGCGAGGCCCGCTCGAAGGGCCTGTGCTCCGCGCACTACCAGGCCCGCCGGCGCGCCGAGCTCGCCAAGCAGGCCTGAGGCCTCACGCGCGGGGAGCTACTCTCCGCGCCAGGGGTCGGTCTCGCTGGTGGCCTTGATGAGCTCCCAGGCCGCCAGCGCATCCACCACCCGCTCCAGCTCGTTGGGCAGGCCGCGCGCGCGCTTGGACTGCAGGTACTCCTCCGCGAAGCTGCGCAGCCGCAGGCCGAGGAAGAGCTTGGCCAGCGCCACCTCGGTCTGCCCGAAGAACTCCTCGAAGCGCACGCCGAAGCCGCTGAGACCACTTTCGCCCCCGCGCTGCTCGCGCACGATGACCGCGCGCGCCTCCACCGGCTCCGCGTCGTCCTCGAGCTCGAAGCGCACGCGCAGCTCGGTGCCCACCGGCAGGAAGAAGCTGCTCTCCAGGAAGGCGCCGCTCACGCTCACGTTCACCGAGCGCAGGGAGGCGGAGAAGCTGCGGCTCGCCCCCTCCCCCTCGCGCCACAGCTCGAAGCGCGCGGCGAGCCGCGCGCGCGGGAAGTGGCGGTGCTCGGCCTCGCCCGCGTGCGGCTCGATGATCACCGCCGCAGCGGCCGCCCGGCGCGCGCCCGGGAGCGCGGGGGCCGCGGCCGGACGCGCGAGCGCGCCTGCCGCCGCCACGCTGGTGCGCGGCGCCGAGGCGGGCTCGGCGCGGCGCGCCCCGGCAGCCCCTGCCGCAGGCCCTGCGCCGCGCGCCCCGTCGCTCGCGCGGCTGGGCGCGGGTGCGGCAGCGGCCGCCGCGGCGCGCGCCACGGCCCCTGCGGAGCCCGCACCTGAAGCGGGAGCCGCCGCGGGAGCCGGTGCCGGCAGTGTGCGGGTCGCTGCGCTCTTGCCCTTGCGGGCGCCCTTCCTCTCCATCGTCGCCTCCGGCGCACTGCAAAGATCCGCTCTGGCGCCAGCGCGCTTCATACACCAGGCGCGGGCGCGCGTGGGGCGCTGCCGAGCAGGACCCCGCTAGAACATGTGCCGGCGCATGCTCACGTTGACGAGCAGGCCGATGCTGATCATCACGGTGAGCATGGACGAGCCGCCGTAGCTGAGCAGCGGCAGGGTGATGCCCGTCACCGGCAGGAGCCCGATGACCATGCCGATGTTCTCGAACACCTGCCAGAAGAGGCTCGCGGTCACGCCCACGGCCAGGAAGGCGCCGAAGCGGTCGCGCGCGTTGAAGCCCACCCCGAGCGCGAACACGAAGACGAGCCCGTAGAGGGCGACCAGGGTGAGGCAGAGGAGGAAGCCGTGCTCCTCGGCCCACACGGAGAAGATGAAGTCCGTGTGCTGCTCGGGGAGGAAGAAGAGCCCCGTCTGGGTGCCCTCGCGCCAGCCCTTGCCGGTGAGCCCGCCGCTGCCCACGGCGATCTTGGACTGGGCCGCGTGGTAGCCCTTGCCGCGCAGGTCGCTCTCCGGGTCCAGCCAGGCGCTGATGCGCTGGCTCTGGTGCGGCTTGAGCAGGTGGCGCACCACGGTGGTGCGCGGCTCGGGCTGCTCGCGGATGTAGTCGTTCCAGATGACGCCGCCCACCAGCACCACGCCCGCCACCAGCACCGTGGCGAGGTACCAGCGCACCTTGCCGAAGAGGATGACGGTGCCCGCGGTGAGGATGATCATCAGCGCGGTGCCCAGGTCCGGCTGCACCAGCACGAGCAGCGTGGGCACGCCCACCACCAGCGCGGGCTTCCACAGGCGCACGAGCCCGTAGCTCTCGGCGTGGGGCCGGTAGTCGTCGTGGTAGACCTTGGCGAGCATCAGGAGCACGCCGATCTTCATGAACTCGGCGGGCTGGATGCGGAAGGGCCCCACGACGAACCAGCTCTCGGCGCCCTTGGCCTTGTGGCCGATGAAGCGCAGCGCGATGAGCGCGGCGATGTTCGCCAGGTAGATGGGCAGCGCCATGCGCTGGATCCACCGGTAGTCCACGAGGCACACCAGCAGCACCACGAAGAGCCCCACCCCGATGTACAGCGCCTGCGCGCTCCACACGGGCGCGTGCGGCGGCCGGCTCGCGGAGGCGAGGTTCCACACCCCGAGCCCGGCGATGGCGAGCACGCAGAACACCAGCCCCCAGGGGATGTGCGGGACCATCCGCTTTTCGATACGCAGTTGCATCTGGGTCTCTCGCTAACCGCGGGTCAGCGTCTCTTCCGCCACGGGCGCGCTGGGCGCGGGCGGGTTGTAGGGCGTGTTGAGGCGGGGCGCGGCCGGGGCCTTGGCGTCCTCGCGCTTGAGCTGGAAGTACTTCTGCAGCACCGCCATGCCGGTGGGCGCCGCATCCAGGCCGCCGTGGCCGCCGTGCTCGTTGAGCACCACGATGGCGATCTCCGGGTTGTCCGCGGGCGCGAAGCCGGCGAACCACGCGTGGTCGCGGGTGAAGTAGTCCATCTGGAAGGTCTTGAGGCGCACGGTGCCGATGCGCACCACCTGCGCGGTGCCCGTCTTGCCCGCGATGGTGATGTCCTCCATGCCCTCGCGGTACATGTTGCGCGCCTTGAGCGCGGTGCCGCCCGCCTCGTTCACGGTGGCGACCAGCCCCTCCACCACCGCCTTGCGGTGGGCCTCGGGGATGTCGATCTTGCGCACCACCTGGCGGTCGAACTTCTCCACCGTCTTGCCGTCCGCGCTCTCGAGCCGCTCCACCAGCTGCGGCTTGAGCAGGGTGCCGCCGTTGGCGATGGCGGCATAGAGCATGGCCATCTGCATCACGGTGACGTTGTCGTCGCCCTGCCCGATGGCGCTGTTGAGCGCGAGGCCCTTGGAGTAGCCGCCGGGGGTCACCTTGTCGTGGTACTCGCTGCTCGGCATGATCCCGGGCACCTCGCTCACCACGCCCACGTTGGTGGGCGCGCCGAGCCCGAAGGCGCGGCCCATCTCCGCGATGGGATCCAGCCCGATGGTGTCCGCGGCCTTGAAGTACCAGACGTCACACGAGGACTGCAGCGCCTGCACGCCGTCGCGGTTGCCGTGGCCGCTGTCCTTGTGGCAGCGCCACACGCGCGCACCGAGCCGGTAGCCGCCCGGGCAGAAGATGGTGGTGCTGGGGCTGAAGTGGCCGGACTTGTACGCCGCGAGCGCGGTGACGACCTTGAAGATGGAGCCCGGGCTGTAGTGCTCGGCCGCCACGCGGTTGATCATGGGCTGCATCGGGTCGCGCGCGAGCGCCGCCATCTGCGTGGGCGTGATGCGGCCGGTGAGCAGGTTCGGGTCGAAGCCGGGGCGGCTGACGAGCGCGCGGATGAAGCCGGTCTTCACGTCCACCGCGAGCACGGCGCCGGCCACGCCCGGGAAGGCCTTCTCCGCCACCTCCTGCAGCCGCATGTCCAGGCTGAGCACCACGTTGGCGCCGGGGGTGGGCGGGGTCACCGCGTCCATGCCCAGCTTGCCGTTGAGCTCGTCGATGGTCTGGCCGCGCGCGTTCACGACCTCCTTGCGCACGCCGTCCTGGCCGCGCAGCTGCGGCTCGAAGTAGCGCTCCAGGCCGCGGCGGCCCACGTAGTCGCCCAGCGCGTAGTGCATCCCCTCCGCGTCGAGCTTCTCGAGCTCCTCGGGGGTGATCTCGTTCATGTAGCCCAGCACGTGGCTGAGCACGCTGCCGGCGCGGTAGTTGCGGTGCGGCACGGGCACCACGTCCACGCCGTCCAGGATGTCGCGGCGGGCGTTGAGGCGGTCGTACTCGTCGCGCTCGAGGTCGATCTTCACCGGCACCGGCTGGAAGGGGGCGTTGCGCTTGGCCGCCTTCACCTGCGCGTCCACCTTGGCCACCTGCGCCTCGTCCCAGTGCAGCAGCTCGGCGAGCTTGGGCAGCACCACCTCGGAGCAGTCGGTGCAGAAGGCGGGGATGATGAAGGCGTCGAAGGAGGGGCGGCTGTCCACCAGGATGGTGCCGCGCCGGTCCTTGATCATCCCGCGGTCGGCGCGCAGGCGCACCTCCTTCACGAAGTTCGCCACGCTCTTGGCGGCGTACTCCTCGTGCTCGGTGATCTGCAGGCGATAGAGCTGCATCGCGATGAGGAACATCCCCGCGAGCATCGCGAGGCCGAGGTACAGGAAGCGCTTCTTGAGGTCGCGCCCCGGCGTGGTCTGGCCGAGCGTCTGGCTCATCGCAGCAGCCCCAGCGGCCGCTCGTGGCCCTGATCGAAGCGGCGCAGCAGCGGGTAGAGGAGGAAGGCGGCGAGCCCCGTGAGCCCCACCTGCATCGGCAGGCTGGGCAGCATCGCGGCGAGCGGGTTGCCGCCCTTGGTGGTGAGCCAGGTGAAGAAGGCCGCGAGCAGCCCGTGCCCGATGTCGCCGCCCATGGTGAAGAGCGCGAAGGAGAGCGGGCTGCGCACGTCCACCAGGGTCGCGACCACGCGCCCGACGAGGAAGCTGAGCACCGCGAGGAAGGTGAAGAGCCAGGTGGGCTGGCCGCTCATGAGATCCAGCAGGTAGCCCACGGCGAAGGAGGAGAGCGCCCCCTCCACCAGCCGCGCGCGCAGCGCGAGGAAGGCGATGAGCACCACGGTGACGTCGATGCGGGTGATGGCCATGCCGGCCTTCTGCACCACCACGCTCTCGAGCGTGAGCAGCCCGAGCGCGAGCA
Encoded here:
- a CDS encoding polyphosphate kinase 2 family protein, whose translation is MARKVKSHSSDRTREAFEFDVYPAGTLSLDAVDLSQEVEDKDAYEEELAQLQEELYRLQISQYLAGRRTVLAFEGWDASGKGGAIKRLTAQMDPRGYKVWPIAAPSQQEAEHHYLWRFWQRTPARGELAVFDRTWYGRVLVERVEKLASPREWGRAYDEINAFERTLTADGVRVAKFFIHIDKKTQLERFRAREDDPVKQYKIGPDDWRNRQKWGAYARAIQEMLDRTHRPDAPWHVVAGNDKKHARLEILRTCADVLRA
- a CDS encoding PilZ domain-containing protein, which gives rise to MARAAAAAAAPAPSRASDGARGAGPAAGAAGARRAEPASAPRTSVAAAGALARPAAAPALPGARRAAAAAVIIEPHAGEAEHRHFPRARLAARFELWREGEGASRSFSASLRSVNVSVSGAFLESSFFLPVGTELRVRFELEDDAEPVEARAVIVREQRGGESGLSGFGVRFEEFFGQTEVALAKLFLGLRLRSFAEEYLQSKRARGLPNELERVVDALAAWELIKATSETDPWRGE
- the rodA gene encoding rod shape-determining protein RodA, encoding MQLRIEKRMVPHIPWGLVFCVLAIAGLGVWNLASASRPPHAPVWSAQALYIGVGLFVVLLVCLVDYRWIQRMALPIYLANIAALIALRFIGHKAKGAESWFVVGPFRIQPAEFMKIGVLLMLAKVYHDDYRPHAESYGLVRLWKPALVVGVPTLLVLVQPDLGTALMIILTAGTVILFGKVRWYLATVLVAGVVLVGGVIWNDYIREQPEPRTTVVRHLLKPHQSQRISAWLDPESDLRGKGYHAAQSKIAVGSGGLTGKGWREGTQTGLFFLPEQHTDFIFSVWAEEHGFLLCLTLVALYGLVFVFALGVGFNARDRFGAFLAVGVTASLFWQVFENIGMVIGLLPVTGITLPLLSYGGSSMLTVMISIGLLVNVSMRRHMF
- the mrdA gene encoding penicillin-binding protein 2 produces the protein MSQTLGQTTPGRDLKKRFLYLGLAMLAGMFLIAMQLYRLQITEHEEYAAKSVANFVKEVRLRADRGMIKDRRGTILVDSRPSFDAFIIPAFCTDCSEVVLPKLAELLHWDEAQVAKVDAQVKAAKRNAPFQPVPVKIDLERDEYDRLNARRDILDGVDVVPVPHRNYRAGSVLSHVLGYMNEITPEELEKLDAEGMHYALGDYVGRRGLERYFEPQLRGQDGVRKEVVNARGQTIDELNGKLGMDAVTPPTPGANVVLSLDMRLQEVAEKAFPGVAGAVLAVDVKTGFIRALVSRPGFDPNLLTGRITPTQMAALARDPMQPMINRVAAEHYSPGSIFKVVTALAAYKSGHFSPSTTIFCPGGYRLGARVWRCHKDSGHGNRDGVQALQSSCDVWYFKAADTIGLDPIAEMGRAFGLGAPTNVGVVSEVPGIMPSSEYHDKVTPGGYSKGLALNSAIGQGDDNVTVMQMAMLYAAIANGGTLLKPQLVERLESADGKTVEKFDRQVVRKIDIPEAHRKAVVEGLVATVNEAGGTALKARNMYREGMEDITIAGKTGTAQVVRIGTVRLKTFQMDYFTRDHAWFAGFAPADNPEIAIVVLNEHGGHGGLDAAPTGMAVLQKYFQLKREDAKAPAAPRLNTPYNPPAPSAPVAEETLTRG